From Medicago truncatula cultivar Jemalong A17 chromosome 7, MtrunA17r5.0-ANR, whole genome shotgun sequence, a single genomic window includes:
- the LOC11435769 gene encoding cation/H(+) antiporter 15 yields MLLACWLMTAIAGPVLAIIAKTLTSSKLLGSQRKSMHGTRPDSPLRVLACVHSKHDADAIIDLLKASSPSVRSPIQVLAVELVKMTDRPTSSLIIRDARKPSFRSNSSKVYSLKRENGDNLGSFDNLSQAIFADKLRIVSHYKSMHKDIINLCTRRHVNLIITTLYKQPTYDGLGAGTATARAVNIFNRDHASKDQKRIVLENLAKEAPCCLAIFVDRDFGGEKHSKVKKIAMFYIGGVDDREALSYAWRMSRNMDVQLTVVRLVWDNPEDEFGEMDREYLREFVCQTVDTPTMRYLEKAVKDEKETVRLLNKIGNKGFDLYIIGRGHRRKMSLAQTLDPVLDEPVLGPLGDTLTDLNSAAKTSILIFQKEAESNGLWKKKRTVSIASAQFFAGGMDQQEQALFLHQ; encoded by the exons ATGTTGTTGGCATGTTGGTTAATGACAGCTATTGCTGGTCCTGTCTTGGCTATCATCGCAAAAACCCTTACATCAAGCAAACTTCTTGGAAGTCAAAGGAAAAGTATGCATGGCACACGACCTGACTCACCGCTTAGAGTGTTGGCTTGTGTCCACTCAAAACACGATGCGGATGCCATCATCGACCTTCTCAAAGCATCGAGTCCATCAGTTAGGTCCCCAATTCAG GTGTTGGCAGTGGAATTGGTCAAGATGACAGACCGACCAACTTCATCGCTAATCATAAGAGACGCTCGGAAGCCATCATTTCGCTCCAATTCAAGCAAGGTATACAGCTTGAAGCGAGAAAATGGGGACAACCTCGGCAGCTTTGACAACCTCAGCCAAGCCATCTTTGCTGACAAACTCAGAATTGTCTCCCACTACAAATCCATGCACAAAGACATCATAAACCTCTGCACCCGCAGACACGTCAACCTCATCATAACAACTCTATACAAGCAACCAACCTACGATGGATTAGGCGCCGGCACAGCCACCGCTAGAGCCGTCAACATCTTCAACAGAGACCATGCAAGCAAAGATCAGAAAAGAATAGTTTTGGAGAACCTAGCAAAAGAAGCACCATGTTGTTTAGCCATTTTCGTCGACCGTGATTTTGGCGGTGAGAAGCATTCTAAAGTGAAGAAAATAGCAATGTTCTACATTGGCGGTGTTGATGACCGCGAAGCACTTTCTTATGCTTGGAGAATGAGTAGGAACATGGATGTTCAGTTAACAGTGGTGAGGCTTGTTTGGGACAATCCTGAAGATGAGTTTGGTGAAATGGACAGAGAATATTTAAGAGAGTTTGTGTGTCAAACAGTTGATACACCGACAATGAGATATTTAGAAAAAGCGGTGAAAGATGAGAAGGAAACTGTGAGGCTTTTAAATAAGATAGGGAATAAAGGGTTTGATTTGTATATTATTGGGAGAGGACATAGAAGGAAGATGTCATTGGCACAAACGTTGGATCCTGTTTTGGACGAGCCTGTATTGGGTCCTCTTGGTGATACTTTGACTGATTTGAATTCTGCTGCTAAGACATCCATTTTGATATTTCAAAAAGAGGCTGAAAGTAATGGTTTGTGGAAAAAAAAACGCACTGTTTCTATTGCATCTGCGCAGTTTTTTGCTGGTGGTATGGATCAACAGGAGCAGGCGTTGTTCCTCCACCAATGA